From a single Capsicum annuum cultivar UCD-10X-F1 chromosome 12, UCD10Xv1.1, whole genome shotgun sequence genomic region:
- the LOC107853169 gene encoding histone-lysine N-methyltransferase family member SUVH9: protein MGSVIPMEGVNLSVEPKTTSGTTMILPKTEPVDEFTPESTNPNGMSFENRSDSGGVHSEYNRISELFRNAFGEKAGERREEDVVVGDYEDPDCRALVAVDNDDKVSDIVIARRKYEKRSSELVRVTDLKPEDETYFRDLIRRTRMLYDSLRIYISLEDENNQHLGPGRQTRARGDLKAAQMMREHGLWLNRDKRTVGAIPGVLVGDVFLYRMELCVVGLHGTPQAGIDYLPANQSSNGEPIATSVIASGGYEDDEDAGDVIIYTGQGGQDKHSRQIVHQKLEGGNLALERSMHYGVEVRVIRGFKYAGSSSGKVYVYDGLYRISESWFDVGRSGFGVYKYKLVRIENQPDMGSAVLRFAESLRDRPLEVRPMGYISLDISFRKENVPVFLYNDIDNDRDPACFDYLLKTLFPPYVYQHVGNGSGCECADGCGNNCFCAMKNGGHLAYDINGILLRGKPVVFECGPHCSCPPTCRNRVSQKGVRNRFEVFRSRETGWGVRSLDLILAGSFICEYTGVVLTQEQAQIFTMNGDSLIYPSNFAERWAEWGDLSQIDSNYVRPAYPSIPPLDFAMDVSRMRNLACYMSHSSSPNVLVQPVLYDHNNVSFPHLMLFAMENIPPLRELSIDYGMPDDSTAKLAICN, encoded by the exons atgGGTTCTGTTATACCAATGGAAGGTGTTAATTTGTCTGTTGAACCAAAAACTACAAGTGGTACGACGATGATTTTGCCGAAAACTGAACCAGTTGACGAATTTACCCCTGAATCAACAAACCCTAATGGTATGAGTTTTGAAAATCGAAGTGATTCGGGAGGGGTACATTCGGAATATAATAGAATATCGGAGCTATTTAGAAATGCGTTTGGGGAGAAGGCGGGAGAGAGAAGGGAAGAGGATGTTGTTGTTGGGGACTATGAGGATCCGGATTGTAGAGCGCTTGTTGCTGTTGATAATGATGACAAG GTTTCAGATATTGTAATTGCAAGAAGGAAGTATGAGAAGCGGTCATCGGAGTTGGTGAGAGTGACAGATCTTAAACCGGAGGATGAAACATATTTTCGGGACCTGATTCGGAGAACGCGAATGCTTTATGATTCTTTACGAATTTATATAAGTTTAGAGGATGAAAACAACCAACATTTGGGTCCTGGTAGACAGACCAGAGCAAGGGGGGACTTGAAGGCAGCACAAATGATGAGGGAACATGGACTCTGGCTGAATCGTGATAAGCGCACTGTTGGTGCAATTCCAGGAGTGCTTGTTGGTGACGTGTTCTTATATAGAATGGAGCTTTGTGTGGTAGGATTACATGGGACGCCTCAAGCTGGGATTGATTATCTTCCTGCTAACCAGAGCTCAAATGGGGAGCCAATTGCCACAAGTGTAATTGCTTCCGGGGGTTACGAGGATGATGAAGATGCTGGGGATGTGATTATATATACAGGGCAAGGTGGACAGGATAAGCACTCACGACAAATTGTGCATCAAAAATTAGAAGGTGGGAATTTGGCATTGGAGAGGAGCATGCACTATGGAGTTGAGGTGAGGGTAATTCGTGGCTTTAAATATGCAGGTAGTTCTAGTGGTAAAGTGTACGTGTATGATGGATTGTATAGAATCTCGGAATCTTGGTTTGATGTGGGTAGGTCTGGATTTGGAGTGTACAAATATAAGCTTGTTAGGATTGAGAATCAGCCAGACATGGGGAGTGCTGTTCTTAGATTTGCAGAGAGTCTTAGGGACAGACCGTTGGAGGTAAGGCCCATGGGATACATTTCTCTTGATATATCATTTAGGAAGGAAAATGTTCCTGTATTTTTGTACAATGATATTGATAATGATCGTGATCCGGCTTGTTTTGACTATCTGTTGAAGACTCTATTTCCTCCATATGTCTATCAGCATGTGGGAAATGGTTCTGGTTGTGAGTGCGCTGATGGATGTGGGAATAATTGCTTTTGTGCAATGAAAAATGGTGGACACCTTGCATATGATATCAATGGGATCTTGTTGAGAGGAAAGCCAGTTGTTTTTGAATGTGGACCACATTGTTCATGTCCTCCAACTTGTCGGAATCGAGTTAGCCAGAAAGGTGTGAGGAACAGGTTTGAAGTGTTTCGGTCTAGGGAGACTGGTTGGGGGGTTAGGTCGTTGGACCTCATCCTAGCAGGATCTTTTATTTGTGAATATACTGGTGTTGTGCTTACTCAAGAGCAAGCTCAAATATTTACAATGAACGGTGATAGTTTAATCTATCCAAGTAATTTTGCCGAGAGATGGGCGGAATGGGGAGATTTGTCCCAAATCGATTCTAATTATGTCCGACCAGCATACCCCTCCATTCCTCCTTTGGATTTTGCGATGGATGTTTCTAGAATGAGGAATTTAGCCTGTTACATGAGTCACAGTTCAAGCCCCAATGTTCTAGTACAGCCCGTATTGTATGATCATAATAATGTATCTTTCCCTCACCTCATGCTCTTTGCGATGGAGAATATCCCTCCCCTTAGGGAGCTTAGCATTGATTATGGAATGCCTGATGATTCCACAGCGAAGCTTGCCATCTGCAATTGA
- the LOC107853164 gene encoding uncharacterized protein LOC107853164, giving the protein MPPKMGVLKPFQLLEVNIISAQDLEPMSKKMKTYASAWVHPTRKLTTGVDAEGGNNPTWNDKFVFRVDDEFLQHDTSAVQIDIFSKHWFKDSIVGSVRVLVGNLIPPPTRPQYQRHHIGMRFVALQVRRPSGRPQGILNIGVTLLGGTMRSMQLYRQLSMSAVGYRNLMDEDADLPNYNEKNIDVQKGDDNINNNFNAIKPILRRSRSERSERVTFDSASMANSSLVAVPQKKKVVEKESSILSISFEPPTPKHMTKKKGKASSVISGAELREKTKTKDQKGKSGSVLSDSIVSKDSSILNRPNSDRPKPKDNNRPTKLKLIELEFGDKEKPINEEKTGIDSPTTKAVDEKSITIKPNKGLGLGVSGGGGLPKEKPTTVPVQRNNGGYDYGGPKGPGNGKFVFGGPLKAHSVWSDSEVGPSPSEVAAAIAEKKYPLEEEKSSVLDGWSLDESVEGLRSKLERWRTELPPLYDRGMASSSYHSTGRHTRRHTDGGSGLFSCFSNFYGYECQCICGKPKKSMNPRFQSPSNASRSWV; this is encoded by the exons ATGCCTCCTAAAATGGGCGTATTGAAACCTTTCCAACTATTGGAGGTAAACATTATCTCCGCGCAAGATTTGGAACCTATGTCCAAGAAAATGAAAACCTACGCGTCCGCGTGGGTCCACCCTACACGAAAACTCACCACAGGGGTTGATGCTGAAGGTGGTAACAACCCTACATGGAATGACAAGTTTGTTTTTCGCgtagatgatgaatttttacaaCACGATACTTCGGCTGTCCAAATTGATATTTTTTCGAAACATTGGTTTAAGGATTCGATCGTTGGGTCCGTTCGTGTcctcgttggaaatcttatcccTCCTCCGACTCGACCGCAATATCAACGACACCATATTGGTATGCGTTTTGTTGCGCTTCAG GTACGTCGTCCCTCAGGACGTCCTCAAGGAATATTGAACATTGGTGTTACATTACTTGGTGGTACTATGAGAAGTATGCAATTATACAGACAATTAAGTATGTCTGCAGTTGGATATCGTAATTTAATGGACGAAGATGCAGATCTTCCAAACTACAACGAAAAAAATATAGATGTTCAGAAGGGCGAtgataacatcaacaacaatttcaacGCGATAAAACCTATATTGCGTCGTTCAAGGAGTGAACGTAGCGAACGTGTCACATTTGATAGTGCCTCAATGGCTAATAGTTCATTAGTCGCAGTACCCCAAAAGAAAAAAGTTGTGGAGAAAGAGAGTTCGATACTTAGTATATCGTTTGAGCCACCTACACCTAAACACATGACGAAGAAAAAAGGGAAAGCGAGTTCGGTTATAAGTGGGGCGGAGttgagagaaaaaacaaaaacaaaagaccAAAAAGGTAAGTCTGGGTCAGTGTTAAGCGATTCGATTGTTAGTAAAGACTCATCGATTCTAAACAGGCCGAATAGTGATAGGCCCAAGCCCAAAGATAACAATAGGCCCACCAAACTCAAGCTCATAGAGTTAGAATTTGGGGATAAAGAAAAGCCCATTAATGAAGAGAAGACTGGTATTGACTCACCAACAACTAAGGCAGTTGATGAAAAGTCAATTACAATAAAGCCCAATAAGGGTTTGGGCTTAGGagttagtggtggtggtggtctgcCTAAAGAAAAGCCCACAACAGTGCCTGTGCAACGAAATAATGGTGGATATGATTATGGAGGCCCAAAAGGTCCTGGAAATGGGAAGTTTGTATTTGGAGGCCCATTAAAGGCCCATTCGGTATGGTCTGATTCCGAAGTTGGGCCTTCACCCTCTGAAGTAGCGGCCGCTATAGCGGAAAAGAAATACCCTTTGGAAGAGGAAAAGAGCTCAGTTTTAGATGGTTGGAGTTTAGACGAAAGCGTCGAAGGGCTCAGGTCGAAGCTCGAGAGGTGGCGGACCGAGTTACCGCCACTATATGACCGGGGGATGGCGTCTAGTAGCTACCATTCAACGGGCCGGCACACGAGAAGACACACTGATGGTGGGAGTGGGCTATTTTCTTGCTTTAGTAACTTTTATGGTTATGAATGTCAATGCATTTGTGGAAAGCCCAAGAAAAGTATGAACCCTAGGTTCCAAAGCCCATCAAATGCAAGCAGATCATGGGTATAA
- the LOC107853160 gene encoding disease resistance protein Roq1: MELSRQVVEYAGGLPLALKVLGSSVYGRNKGLWRDIIDRLKEIPNDDVLGKLKIGLDGLKKDEMRIFLDIACLYNNRPVYYVEQILKSCGIHMVGISRLIEKSLLSVSSYEYNYFKMHNLIREMGENVLREEYRNSRIWLPKEVHDLFTGKLKTKKVESLRIPRGYHFKVDHVNHSEVFKKMKSLQVLIFDNQTICSKSIITCLPSSLRWIEWPDYPSSSLPEGFDPSHLVGLCLYRSRFVELWPIRKKLSNLKHLDLGGSLELTKTPNFGDMPILETLNLFYCKNLEEVHPSLGHCKMLTCLNLNGCVKLKKLPKFVAMESLETLLLDECTSLEEFPDICGDMPRLSKLVVGSPRIRSLTPSLSSAALNFMELRGCNKLATLPNSVFESQQLEHLSIIRCSGLVEIPTSLGVQKKLFRLAIDGCENLKTLPSYIQMESLQLIDLTNCPKVDTFPEINGDMHCLECLTLSSTGIRELPSSIGNLSGLYDLNLNGCEDLVSLPNSLCNLMNLQYLHLDGCKKLEKLPENIGNLQELGILDATETAISQPPTSITKLGKLTDLRFSRSHVLQHVLHSSSFILPELSGLSSLTDLQLSNLNILGGLPEELGSLLFLDELNLSGSNISCLPKSIKQLLHLQCLDLQFCQNLNELPGEQLPPNLTDLYLDYHLFLKSIRDLVTKCLKLHVLSVSWCGHEKSECGTVSMSQVNVLKSLQQLIRTCIQCDFHQRDFFLTSFPEVRSPELFHFQFINKYQISIDLNPSWYTDKFMGFTICYGDNTTYVSVVATLVCKSDPERKHSLKYVIKCWLKSSVMCFIYIPLWHAFGNKEGKNPNDYYLFEVSSDLRKELCWGIRLEYENKNKRWRRKQRATQGPKLFPVLPKDTAEYDIATDRGLCLGYEENALEVDQAAMNAQKEHNSQNVELIGVCGSPSRKMDDVSRKRKRKRNRKKKRKVAAATDERSLHDKRVT; this comes from the exons ATGGAACTTTCAAGACAAGTGGTGGAGTATGCCGGCGGACTCCCTTTAGCTCTTAAAGTTTTGGGTTCTTCTGTTTACGGACGAAATAAAGGGCTATGGAGAGACATAATTGATAGACTGAAGGAGATTCCTAATGATGACGTTCTAGGAAAACTTAAGATTGGTCTTGATGGATTGAAAAAAGACGAGATGAGGATATTTCTAGATATCGCATGCTTGTACAACAATAGACCAGTATATTATGTGGAACAAATACTTAAGAGTTGTGGTATTCACATGGTAGGAATAAGCCGCCTCATCGAAAAATCTCTCTTATCCGTCAGTAGCTATGAGTACAACTACTTTAAGATGCATAATTTGATAAGAGAAATGGGTGAAAATGTGTTGAGAGAAGAGTACAGAAACAGCAGAATATGGCTTCctaaggaggttcatgacctttTCACTGGAAAGTTG AAAACAAAAAAGGTGGAAAGCCTACGGATCCCAAGAGGTTATCATTTTAAAGTTGATCATGTAAATCATAGCGAGGTATTCAAGAAAATGAAAAGCTTACAGGTTCTGATATTTGATAATCAAACCATTTGCTCGAAAAGCATTATCACTTGTCTTCCTTCTAGCCTGCGGTGGATTGAATGGCCGGACTACCCTTCAAGTTCATTGCCGGAGGGGTTTGACCCATCACACCTCGTTGGGCTTTGTTTATATAGAAGTCGTTTTGTTGAACTTTGGCCAATACGAAAG AAATTGAGCAACTTGAAGCATTTGGATCTCGGGGGCAGCCTCGAGTTAACGAAAACACCGAATTTTGGTGATATGCCAATCTTGGAGACGCTAAATTTATTTTACTGCAAGAATTTGGAAGAGGTTCATCCCTCTCTTGGACATTGCAAAATGCTTACTTGTTTGAATTTGAATGGTTGTGTCAAACTTAAGAAGCTTCCAAAATTTGTTGCCATGGAATCTCTTGAGACTCTCTTACTTGACGAATGCACAAGCTTAGAAGAATTTCCAGATATCTGTGGAGATATGCCGCGCTTATCAAAACTGGTTGTAGGATCCCCCCGGATAAGAAGCTTAACCCCATCTCTCAGCAGCGCCGCCCTTAATTTTATGGAATTGAGAGGTTGCAATAAACTTGCAACGCTGCCAAACAGCGTCTTTGAATCACAACAACTAGAACATCTTTCTATAATTCGATGTTCTGGATTGGTAGAGATTCCAACATCTCTCGGAGTTCAAAAGAAGCTCTTTCGGTTAGCGATAGATGGATGTGAGAACTTAAAGACGCTTCCGAGCTACATTCAGATGGAATCCCTTCAACTGATCGATCTAACTAATTGCCCAAAAGTAGATACATTTCCAGAAATCAATGGAGATATGCATTGCTTGGAATGCCTGACTCTGAGTTCTACTGGGATAAGAGAACTGCCTTCGTCCATTGGGAATCTGAGCGGCCTCTATGACCTCAATCTGAATGGTTGTGAAGATCTTGTAAGTCTACCAAACAGCCTTTGTAATTTGATGAATCTTCAGTATCTTCATCTTGATGGATGCAAGAAGCTAGAGAAGCTTCCAGAAAACATTGGTAATCTGCAAGAGTTAGGGATACTTGACGCGACAGAAACTGCAATCTCCCAACCACCTACCTCCATCACCAAGCTTGGCAAACTGACGGATTTAAGATTCTCACGATCTCATGTTTTACAACATGTGCTGCATTCGTCAAGTTTCATCTTGCCTGAACTATCAGGTTTATCCTCCTTGACGGATCTtcaactcagtaatctcaatatttTGGGTGGACTTCCTGAGGAATTAGGTTCTTTGCTATTTCTGGACGAGTTGAATTTAAGTGGAAGCAATATTTCTTGTTTACCCAAAAGCATCAAACAACTCTTACACCTTCAGTGTCTGGACTTACAATTCTGTCAGAATCTTAACGAACTGCCAGGAGAACAGCTACCTCCAAATTTAACGGATCTATATTTAGATTATCATTTGTTCTTGAAGAGCATCAGAGATCTAGTAACTAAGTGTCTTAAGCTGCATGTGCTGTCAGTATCATGGTGTGGTCATGAAAAATCTGAATGTGGAACTGTCTCGATGAGCCAAGTTAACGTGTTGAAGTCCCTACAACAGTTAATCAGGACATGCATACAG TGTGACTTCCACCAAAGGGATTTTTTTCTCACTTCTTTTCCTGAAGTCAGAAGTCCAGAGTTGTTCCATTTCCAgtttataaataaatatcagaTCTCAATCGATCTGAATCCATCTTGGTATACCGATAAATTCATGGGTTTTACCATATGTTACGGTGATAATACAACATATGTGAGTGTAGTAGCTACATTGGTCTGCAAATCTGACCCTGAACGAAAACATTCCTTGAAGTATGTCATCAAGTGTTGGCTCAAGTCGTCTGTCATGTGTTTCATCTACATACCATTGTGGCACGCTTTTGGCAATAAAGAAGGGAAGAATCCAAATGATTATTACCTTTTTGAGGTATCTTCAGATCTCAGAAAGGAATTATGTTGGGGAATTCGCCTCGAGTAtgagaataaaaataagagatgGAGAAGGAAGCAACGAGCGACGCAAGGTCCCAAACTCTTTCCAGTTCTGCCAAAAGATACTGCTGAGTATGACATTGCCACAGATAGGGGACTGTGTTTAGGATACGAGGAAAATGCGCTAGAGGTGGATCAAGCAGCAATGAACGCTCAAAAGGAACATAATTCTCAGAACGTTGAGCTGATTGGAGTTTGCGGTAGCCCATCGAGGAAAATGGACGATGTTtcgagaaagagaaagaggaaaagaaatagaaagaagaagagaaaggtaGCAGCTGCGACAGATGAGCGCAGTTTGCATGACAAAAGGGTTACCTAA